A stretch of the Psychroserpens sp. Hel_I_66 genome encodes the following:
- a CDS encoding aminotransferase class I/II-fold pyridoxal phosphate-dependent enzyme, producing MAFKPANNIQDLQYFGEFGGVNPSISDSSTYTFISAKTMFDTFEGNADGCYLYSRHSSPSNLYLGEALAAMEGTETANVSASGMGAITPVLMQLCGAGDHIVSSRTIYGGTYAFLKNFTPRFNIETSFVDITKLDIVEAAITKNTKVLYCESVSNPLLEVADIKGLAEIAKRHNLKLVVDNTFSPLSISPAKLGADIVIHSLTKFINGSSDTVGGVVCGTQEFINDLRNVNDGASMLLGSTMDSLRSASVLKNLRTLHIRMQQHSLNGAYLAQKFEQAGLKTVYPGLPSHPSHELFKSMMNEKYGFGGMLTIDVGSLDKANELMELMQEKNLGYLAVSLGFYKTLFSAPGSSTSSEIPEDEQKAMGLSDGLIRFSIGLDADIERTFEMMRACMEELEILKAEDVLA from the coding sequence ATGGCATTTAAACCAGCAAATAACATACAGGATTTACAATACTTTGGAGAGTTTGGAGGCGTTAATCCTTCAATCTCAGATTCGTCAACCTATACCTTTATTTCAGCAAAAACAATGTTTGATACGTTTGAGGGAAATGCAGATGGTTGTTATTTATATTCTCGTCACTCCTCACCTTCCAACTTATATTTAGGCGAAGCACTTGCTGCCATGGAAGGGACCGAAACTGCAAACGTATCTGCTTCTGGCATGGGAGCTATTACACCTGTTTTAATGCAACTTTGTGGAGCTGGTGATCATATCGTTTCCAGTAGAACAATTTATGGAGGTACGTATGCTTTCTTAAAAAACTTTACACCTCGATTTAATATTGAAACCTCTTTTGTAGATATAACAAAATTAGATATCGTTGAGGCTGCCATTACTAAAAACACGAAGGTTTTATATTGTGAGTCGGTGAGCAATCCACTTTTGGAGGTTGCAGATATTAAAGGCCTTGCTGAGATTGCAAAACGTCACAACTTAAAGTTAGTGGTAGATAATACCTTTTCCCCATTATCAATCTCTCCTGCAAAATTAGGTGCAGATATAGTGATCCATAGTTTAACAAAATTCATAAATGGCTCAAGTGATACGGTTGGTGGTGTTGTTTGTGGCACTCAAGAATTTATCAATGATTTGAGAAATGTAAACGATGGAGCTTCTATGCTTTTAGGTTCTACGATGGACAGTTTACGATCTGCTTCCGTATTAAAGAACTTGAGAACATTGCACATTAGAATGCAACAACACAGTTTAAATGGCGCATATTTAGCTCAAAAGTTTGAGCAGGCGGGATTAAAAACCGTTTATCCAGGATTACCATCACATCCATCACATGAGTTGTTCAAATCTATGATGAATGAAAAATACGGATTTGGAGGTATGCTCACCATAGACGTTGGTAGCCTCGACAAAGCAAACGAACTCATGGAACTTATGCAAGAGAAAAACCTAGGCTACTTGGCAGTAAGTTTAGGATTTTATAAAACCTTATTCTCTGCTCCTGGAAGTTCTACGTCTTCGGAAATTCCTGAAGATGAGCAAAAGGCAATGGGCTTAAGTGATGGGCTAATTCGTTTTTCTATTGGACTGGATGCAGATATTGAACGTACTTTTGAAATGATGCGTGCATGTATGGAAGAACTAGAAATTTTAAAAGCTGAGGATGTTTTAGCATAA
- a CDS encoding Lrp/AsnC family transcriptional regulator, whose product MQLDAIDKKLLKLIQDDSKQTNKELSGKLNLSVTAVYERIKKLERAQVISGYVALVNKKEVDRSFVTFCSIKLLQHTQDYVVQFEKEVKKLDEVLECYHISGDYDYLLKVIVADMDEFREFMVKKLTTISHIGSTHSAFMISEVKHTTAISV is encoded by the coding sequence ATTCAATTAGATGCTATTGATAAAAAATTACTTAAACTTATTCAAGATGATAGCAAACAGACCAATAAAGAGCTTTCGGGTAAATTAAACTTATCTGTAACTGCGGTTTATGAACGTATAAAAAAACTGGAGCGTGCTCAAGTGATTTCGGGATATGTCGCATTGGTCAATAAAAAGGAAGTTGATAGATCTTTCGTTACGTTTTGTAGTATTAAATTATTGCAGCATACTCAGGATTATGTTGTTCAGTTTGAAAAAGAGGTGAAAAAGTTAGATGAGGTTCTTGAATGCTACCATATAAGTGGTGATTATGATTATTTGCTCAAGGTCATTGTTGCAGATATGGATGAGTTTCGTGAATTTATGGTTAAAAAATTAACCACAATAAGTCATATAGGGAGTACACACAGCGCATTTATGATAAGCGAAGTAAAACATACAACTGCAATTAGTGTGTAA
- a CDS encoding metal-dependent hydrolase, with the protein MDSLTQIVLGAACGEAVLGRKIGNKALFFGAIGGTIPDLDVFFGRLFYSNEIDIMLFHRGFMHSILFSILAGFLLGWLVYKLYNNGNRLGTTTKKDWILLFFWSLFTHPILDCFTPYGTQLFAPFSNYRVAFNNIAVVDPLYTVPFLLSMIVLMFYSREHHKRRFWIKIGVGVSSVYMIFTIFNKLYIDSVFQNSLAEKGIVYQRFSAQPSIFNNILWYGIAETDSTYEVAYYSLFDTTDRFSEWMTFPKKRDLKEDGYADLKSLAWFSDGYYNVEQLNDNAYDYKDLRYPLVETREGYKPVFNLKLYKTEDRLNMKPFAPEIDDLEFTLNVIWERIKGK; encoded by the coding sequence ATGGATTCATTAACTCAAATTGTTTTAGGTGCTGCTTGTGGAGAAGCTGTTTTGGGTCGTAAAATAGGGAATAAGGCTTTATTTTTTGGAGCCATTGGAGGGACGATTCCCGATTTGGATGTGTTCTTCGGAAGGTTATTCTATTCAAACGAAATTGATATTATGCTATTTCACAGAGGCTTTATGCACTCTATTTTATTTTCCATTTTGGCTGGATTTTTATTGGGATGGCTTGTATACAAATTGTATAATAACGGAAATCGTTTAGGCACAACCACAAAAAAAGATTGGATTCTGTTATTTTTCTGGTCATTATTTACGCATCCTATTTTAGACTGTTTTACGCCATATGGCACACAATTATTTGCTCCTTTTTCAAATTATCGCGTTGCATTTAATAATATTGCTGTTGTAGATCCTCTGTATACTGTACCTTTTTTGTTAAGTATGATTGTTTTGATGTTCTATAGTAGAGAGCATCATAAACGTAGGTTTTGGATCAAGATTGGCGTAGGAGTAAGTTCAGTATATATGATTTTTACCATTTTTAATAAGCTCTACATAGATAGTGTGTTTCAAAATTCTTTAGCTGAAAAAGGAATCGTTTATCAAAGGTTTAGCGCTCAACCTTCTATTTTTAATAATATTCTTTGGTACGGAATTGCAGAAACCGATAGCACTTACGAAGTAGCGTATTACTCATTGTTTGATACAACGGATAGATTTTCTGAGTGGATGACATTTCCGAAGAAAAGAGATTTAAAAGAAGACGGTTATGCAGATTTAAAATCTTTAGCTTGGTTTAGTGACGGTTATTATAATGTGGAGCAATTAAATGATAACGCGTATGATTACAAGGATTTACGTTACCCATTGGTTGAAACCAGAGAAGGTTACAAGCCTGTTTTTAATCTAAAATTGTACAAAACTGAAGATCGCTTAAATATGAAACCGTTTGCTCCAGAAATAGACGATCTTGAATTTACTTTGAATGTCATTTGGGAGCGAATTAAAGGAAAATAA
- a CDS encoding Na+/H+ antiporter NhaC family protein codes for MSDDKNISEIEAKNENVIENKELNFFEALIPVVILMGMLAYNIFFVEDQEWFGGYTNQIILLLGGAVAAVVGFFNKVSISIMLKEVWENLKSVFVPIMILFLVGALAGTWLISGVIPAMVYYGLKVLSPEIFLPASVIIAAVISIATGSSWTTSATVGIALVGIGTALGINPGMIAGAVISGAYFGDKMSPLSDTTNLAPAMAGTDLFTHIKYMALTTVPTIVITLIIFGIISASIDTSGNADISQILETIDATFHITPWLFLVPIAVVALILMKTKPLIALGTGVILAIVFALVFQPDVIENVTGSKSKTIVNSVFTDTNIPIDDSAYIAKLNDQDIEAINNNENLEALLSDGGIEKNFSQTELEQVFEDANYDQSTLALKTDSLSRLLTIDKLKQLFGAGGMEGMLWTIYLIICAMVFGGIMDGIGALSRITKALLTVATSVFGLFASTVASCLGLNIIASDQYLALVIPGKMFKQAYHDRGLAPENLSRTLEDSGTVTSVLIPWNTCGAYQSGVLGVGVGEYFMYAIFNWLSPFTTLIFAAFSIKIRQLKNK; via the coding sequence ATGAGCGACGACAAAAATATTTCAGAAATTGAAGCTAAAAATGAAAATGTTATTGAAAATAAGGAACTTAATTTCTTTGAAGCACTAATTCCTGTTGTGATATTAATGGGCATGCTAGCCTACAATATCTTTTTTGTTGAAGACCAAGAATGGTTTGGAGGATATACAAATCAAATTATTTTATTACTTGGAGGCGCTGTTGCTGCTGTGGTTGGCTTTTTTAATAAAGTCTCAATATCGATTATGCTAAAAGAGGTTTGGGAAAACCTAAAAAGCGTTTTCGTACCAATTATGATTTTGTTTTTGGTTGGTGCACTTGCTGGCACTTGGTTGATTAGCGGTGTGATACCTGCAATGGTCTATTATGGATTAAAAGTATTGAGTCCTGAGATTTTTCTGCCAGCTTCTGTGATCATTGCTGCTGTTATTTCTATTGCAACGGGAAGCTCATGGACTACCTCTGCAACTGTTGGTATTGCGTTGGTTGGCATTGGCACAGCTCTGGGTATTAACCCAGGTATGATTGCTGGTGCTGTAATTTCGGGAGCTTATTTTGGTGATAAAATGTCACCTCTAAGTGATACCACAAACTTGGCGCCTGCAATGGCTGGAACCGATTTGTTTACGCACATTAAATATATGGCATTGACGACTGTGCCTACGATAGTAATTACTTTGATTATCTTCGGAATAATTAGTGCTTCAATCGATACTTCTGGAAATGCAGATATTTCTCAAATTCTTGAAACCATAGATGCTACATTTCATATTACACCTTGGTTGTTTTTAGTTCCTATCGCTGTAGTTGCCTTAATTTTGATGAAAACAAAACCACTTATTGCGTTGGGCACAGGTGTTATTTTAGCTATTGTTTTCGCGCTTGTTTTTCAGCCAGATGTTATAGAAAATGTAACGGGATCTAAATCTAAAACTATTGTAAACTCAGTTTTTACAGATACTAATATTCCTATTGATGATTCCGCATATATAGCAAAACTCAATGACCAAGATATTGAGGCTATCAACAACAATGAAAATTTAGAAGCACTTTTAAGTGATGGTGGTATTGAGAAAAACTTCTCCCAAACAGAATTGGAACAAGTTTTTGAAGATGCTAATTATGATCAAAGCACATTAGCTTTAAAAACCGATAGCTTGAGCAGATTATTAACTATTGATAAACTTAAACAGCTTTTTGGTGCTGGTGGAATGGAAGGAATGCTCTGGACCATTTACCTCATAATTTGCGCCATGGTTTTTGGAGGTATTATGGATGGTATTGGCGCCTTATCTAGAATAACAAAAGCACTACTTACCGTGGCAACATCTGTATTTGGTTTATTTGCAAGTACAGTAGCAAGTTGTTTGGGATTAAACATTATTGCATCAGACCAGTACCTGGCTTTGGTAATCCCGGGAAAAATGTTCAAACAAGCTTATCACGATAGAGGGCTTGCGCCAGAAAACTTATCTAGAACTCTTGAGGATTCTGGTACAGTAACCTCTGTTTTAATCCCTTGGAACACCTGTGGCGCTTATCAATCTGGTGTTTTAGGTGTGGGTGTGGGTGAGTATTTCATGTACGCTATATTTAATTGGTTAAGTCCTTTTACAACTTTAATCTTCGCAGCATTTTCTATAAAGATTAGGCAACTCAAGAATAAATGA